Genomic segment of Mycolicibacterium psychrotolerans:
GCAACGTGACGGCGATCAACGGCGCCGACTTCGAGCTCCGCGCCGGCGAGGTGCTCGCGGTCATCGGCGACAACGGAGCCGGGAAGAGCAGCCTGATCAAAGCCCTTGCCGGCGCGGTCATTCCGGACGCGGGCCAGATCCTGATGAACGGCGCCGCGATGGCGTTCAAGAACACCCGGGACGCCAGAGCTGCCGGGATCGAGACGGTGTATCAGGACCTTGCGGTGGTGCCGGCGCTCGACATCGCGTCGAATCTGTACCTCGGACGCGAAGTGCGGCGGAAAGGGTTCGCAGGCAGCATCTTCCGTCGACTGGACATGCCCCGGATGCGGCAGGACGCCGCACAGCACCTCGCTGATCTGAAGATCGGCATCAAGAACGTCAACCAGACGGTGGAGACGCTGTCGGGTGGACAGCGCCAGGGTGTCGCGGTGGCACGCGCGGCGGCGTTCGGCCGCGGCGTGATCATCATGGACGAACCGACCGCTGCCCTGGGGGTCCGAGAGTCGGGACAGGTCATCGACCTGATCAAATCGATTCGCGCACGCGGAATCCCGGTCGTGCTGATCAGCCACGACATGCCGCACGTGTTCGAGGTGGCCGACCGTATCCACATCCACCGGCTCGGCCAGCGCGCCGGTGTCGTCGATCCGAAGAAGCGCTCGATGTCCGAGGTGGTAGCGCTCATGACCGGTGCGGAGGAGCCGACCGATGAGGAACGCGCCGGGCTCTGAGAAACGACCGATCGGTGTCTTCGTCGGATTGGCGACGCTCGACGTGATCCACCGCATCGCCGAACCCCCCGCGGTGAATCAGAAGATCACCTCGACGGCGCAATTCGTTTCCGCAGGCGGGCCGGCCGCGAACGCGGCGGTCACGTTCGCCGCCCTCGGCGGAGCGGCGACGCTGGTGACGGCGCTCGGTGACGAGCCGGTCGCCGAGCTGATCCGGACCGACCTGACGACACACGGTGTGGAAGTGGTCGATGCCGCGCAGGGCGCCATCCGCCCGGTGCCGGTGTCGTCCGTGTCGGTGGTCGAGTCCACCGGGGATCGCTCCGTGGTGTCCCTCGACGCGGTCGGCTCGGACGCCGCGCCACCGGCGGACCTCGAGGATGTCGTCGAAGGAGCCGACGTGCTGCTCGTCGACGGTCACCACCCGGTGATCGCCGCTGCCGCCGTCCGCCACGCCGCGACCCGGGCTGTCCCTGTGGTCGTCGACGCAGGCCGATGGAAACCGGTGATGAACGACCTCATCGGGTACTCGACGGACATGGTGTGCTCCAACGACTTCCGGATGCCGGACACCGACGGCCCGCGGTCGACGGCCACCGCACTCGTCAGCAGCGGTGTCCGCACCGTGGTCACCACCCACGGCGCCGATCCAGTCGATTGGTGGTCCGGCGGACAGTCCGGATCCGTCGCGGTGCCGGCGGTGAGAGCGGTCGACACCCTCGGTGCCGGCGACGTCTTCCACGGCGCCTACTGCTTCTATTCCGAGCGGATCGGCGTGGTCGAGCGCATCGAACGTTCGGCTCGAGTGGCGGCGCTGCGATGCTCGATCGTCGGGCCGCGGGCATGGCTGCGGGAACTCCCCACCCTACGGACCGGGACGGGTGGCCGATGAGCATCGACAGCGATGCCCAGGACGCCACGCTCGATCAGCTGGTCGAGTGGGCCGGTGCGCTCGTGGTGCCCGGGCAGCGACGGATCCTCGGTCTCACCGGCGCGCCGGGAGCCGGGAAGTCCACCGTCGCCGAACAACTGGTGGGCGCTCTGGGGCCGGACGCGGCCGTGCTGGTCCCCATGGACGGCTTCCACCTGGCCAATGAGGTGTTGATCGACCTGGGGCGGCGGGACCGCAAGGGCGCCCACGACACGTTCGACGACGATGGGTATGCGCGGTTGCTCGCCACGCTGCGGGCACAAGGCCCCGACGACCCGGTCGTGTACGCGCCGCGGTTCCGCCGCGAGATCGAGGAGCCGGTCGGTTCGTCGATCCCGGTTCGGCCGACGACGCCGCTGGTGGTCACCGAGGGCAACTACCTGCTGCTGGAATCCGACGGGTGGCCCGCAGCGCGGTCCTGCCTCGACGAGGTGTGGTTCCTGGTGCCCGACACCGACGTCCGCCATCAGCGGCTGGTGCGCCGCCACGAGTCCTACGGCAAATCGCCGGAGGACGCGAAGCGGTGGGCGCTCGGGTCCGACGAGCGCAACGCGCGACTGATCGAGTCGACCGCGGCTCGCGCCGACCGGATCCTGCGGCTGCCATGACGACCATGGGCGACGTCGCCCGTCTCGCCGGCGTCTCGGCCTCCACCGTCTCGCACGTGCTCAACGGCACCCGCAAGGTCGACGCCTCGACCCGCGTTCGTGTCGAGGCGGCCATCGCGGAGACCGGGTACCGGCGCAACGGCGTGGC
This window contains:
- a CDS encoding nucleoside/nucleotide kinase family protein; translated protein: MSIDSDAQDATLDQLVEWAGALVVPGQRRILGLTGAPGAGKSTVAEQLVGALGPDAAVLVPMDGFHLANEVLIDLGRRDRKGAHDTFDDDGYARLLATLRAQGPDDPVVYAPRFRREIEEPVGSSIPVRPTTPLVVTEGNYLLLESDGWPAARSCLDEVWFLVPDTDVRHQRLVRRHESYGKSPEDAKRWALGSDERNARLIESTAARADRILRLP
- a CDS encoding ATP-binding cassette domain-containing protein, producing the protein MSAAPVLEARGLVKKYGNVTAINGADFELRAGEVLAVIGDNGAGKSSLIKALAGAVIPDAGQILMNGAAMAFKNTRDARAAGIETVYQDLAVVPALDIASNLYLGREVRRKGFAGSIFRRLDMPRMRQDAAQHLADLKIGIKNVNQTVETLSGGQRQGVAVARAAAFGRGVIIMDEPTAALGVRESGQVIDLIKSIRARGIPVVLISHDMPHVFEVADRIHIHRLGQRAGVVDPKKRSMSEVVALMTGAEEPTDEERAGL
- a CDS encoding PfkB family carbohydrate kinase codes for the protein MRNAPGSEKRPIGVFVGLATLDVIHRIAEPPAVNQKITSTAQFVSAGGPAANAAVTFAALGGAATLVTALGDEPVAELIRTDLTTHGVEVVDAAQGAIRPVPVSSVSVVESTGDRSVVSLDAVGSDAAPPADLEDVVEGADVLLVDGHHPVIAAAAVRHAATRAVPVVVDAGRWKPVMNDLIGYSTDMVCSNDFRMPDTDGPRSTATALVSSGVRTVVTTHGADPVDWWSGGQSGSVAVPAVRAVDTLGAGDVFHGAYCFYSERIGVVERIERSARVAALRCSIVGPRAWLRELPTLRTGTGGR